In Conger conger chromosome 5, fConCon1.1, whole genome shotgun sequence, the DNA window TGCTCCCgcagtgcaggtataagacaaCTTTCCATATGTACTCTTGATTGCCGTTGGTGTCAACATGAGCTGTGCAAATGACagccaaggaagccattttcAGGCTGAAAAATAAGGGGGAAAAGCAGTCAgatacataggccaaacaagaggcttaccaaaatagtttggaacatcattaagccGAAAGAGAGCCCTCATGTGCTCAGTACTTTCAaaggggctggtaggccaaggaaaaCCTCTACAGTTGTTGACAGAAGACTTTTCGCCATAATGAAGTGAAACCCCCAAACACaacgacagatcagaaacactcttcaggggaCAGcggtggatgtgtcagtgactactctgcagaagacttcacacacacaactacagaggctacacagcAAGATGCAAACggctagttagctgcaaaaacaagtTGGCCAGCTTATAGTTACTACCTAAATTAGgctacctaaaagagcctgcagcgTTCTGGAAAAAGCtcttggacagatgagacccaGATTGTCTTGTGTCAGAGTGATGGTGAGCAAAGTGTGGCGGCTAAAAGAACCTGCCCAAGAACCTAAGCACCCCCCCtattttgggcatgtatggctgccgcAGGTGTCAGCTCACTTGCcctcattgataatgtaactgctgatggcagcagcagaatgaattctgaagtgaactgaagcatcttatctgctcaagttcaatcaaatgcctcccaACTCATTTGgcggtgcttcatcccacagcaaggcaatgatcccaaatatacaccattgctctctttcttgtaatgatgtaatgaacagtttgtttcagtaagcCTAATGTTTTCCCTGTGTctggctgtttttatttcttatttctcagcctcataatggcttccttgaccgTCATTGGCACATccctggtcctcatgttgaccaaGGCTGTTAACAGacttcaaaggcaatcaaatgcctaatacttacagactgcattgtaTCTCAATATAGGTATACGTCTATGTGTCATTACAccaatatatataatatgtcaTGACAACGTTCAACGGTAAAAAAATTTATTAACATATTACTGTTTTTGTCACCTGATATAAAGTGGATATGTCATGAGGAAATTGTAAGGAAAGCATGAAATAACTTTAGTTTTATttcagcctcagatcttgatgaTACAATTGGTAAAATTACTTGTATGTTTGCAGATAATGTATATAAAGttaaatgtgtcatttgtgtttTCTAAATAACTGTTTCTTGCATCCTCCGTGGCAAAGGGTCTTCACTTTGTTTAGCcaagcaaataaaatgttaattactTAAACTTTTGGGAAGACCTAGGCCTATGGTATTGTAGTGGAGAATTAGGCTCAACTGCCTGTGGGGAACAGGGTTCAACTGCAAACCCgcaaccatcacacacacacacacacacacacacacacacacacacacacaaatgtgttcAGGTTTTCAAACTAGCGTTGATCAGGTGGGTGGGGCAGAGTgcgtgtttttctttatttcgtGTCGTGGGATAAGTCGTTTAAGTGTTGGAATAATCGGATTATAATATTTTCAGTTAAATTTGAGGTCATTAACAAAGGTCCGGCATTCGGTCGCAAGCAAGCTGCGATATCGAATCTCCTTTACCGTATCTAGGTTACGTGAAAAGGTATAAAACAAGCAATCATGCCAGTTGATTTGAACGGCTACTGGAAAATGATCTCCAATGAAAACTTCGAGGAGTACTTGAAAGCTCTAGGTGAGCAGCTTCTGCGGTTTACGCGGGcattttaatgttcatttatttgttttaatgtagCCTTATAATAGTGTTTGCCCAGTTCTTATTGTTTGCCTGTCCAATTCTATAACTATAGAACTAAATGTATAATTCAAGTTGGATATTTTCAGTGACGGGGCGCAAGTATGTATTCAAGTTCCCAGAACACAGCTAAAAGTGTCCTTATATTCTcgatatttatttttggctcTTATAATTATTTGTAGTTAGCTATTCACTTATTGTTATTCTCTTCTTCACTGGCCTTGAAGACGTGAATGTCGCAATCAGGAAAATCGCCACTTTGCTGAAGCCCGACAAAGACATCACTCATAACGGCAATCACATTATCATTAAGACGCTGAGCACGTTCAAGAATTACAACATGGATTTCGAGGTGGGGAAAGAATTTGAAGAGGATTTGTCTGGTGTGGATGACCGAAAGTGCATGGTAAGTACGCCTTAGTGAGTCGGCTGCTGGTGATAAGTAGtgatgagtgttttttttgcctGGATTAGCTAGAGCTAGTGAACTCTTCAGTATAAGGAGACAAGTCCATTCACATCTGTACTCGAGCTGGCATTTACTGAACTGAATTTTGTTGGTGAACTCAGCGACTCCGGGTTTTCAGGAATGGAATTAAAAATTCACTAGACTTGCACCGATGAGCTGTTTGACGTGATGGACACTGGCATATGTGAACAAACTATTCAGTGAAGTTTTCGTGAAGGCATCTGGTGTTTCTATTTCCCAGCAGCGCAAAAAGTGAGGTATATCCAAAGGTTTTCAGTTTTACCTCCTTAGCAAGTCTCATAGCCTGCAAGTGCTGTTGCATTAGCtggctgtttgttttttcctttttattttttaatacaaaaggTTGGTGTCAAAATGATTGCCAACTCCAGTTTTCAGTATTTTGTACACCCTTCTCAAGGATAAGATGAGCATAAATGGTCTTCCATAGTGTTGGGCTTTCCTCCACACAAAATCTTTAAAATCCCTTCAGATCCCCCTGTTTGTGGACTACCCTCTTCAAACCAGAAATTATCAATTGGGATTCTGGAGACGGGGACCATTTTGAAGGTCTTGTCTTCCGGAACAATCCATTTGTGTTTAAGCTTCCTCTAGTTTACAGCTTCGAGAGTTACATAGACACTGCTAGAGCCAATGTAACAAACAGCTTAAAACTAACCTTCCTCATAGTGAAGAACATTCATACTTCAAGGATAGTAAGTGCAACTGAAGAATACTTAAGAAGTTTTTGCCTGCACAGATGTTCCTTTGGAGTTGAGGTGCAAAATATTACCACCATCAAAATAATTCTACATTTTTGAACACATTCCACAAATGTGTTCTACAAGGTTCACTTGGGGAAATAAAATAGGTGCAGTCTATGGAAGAAGAATGTCTTAATGcagtgctgtgtctgtggtgtgttgtAATGAGCTATACGGACGTCATTCATATTATACCCGTGCTTTATGCGTAATGGCGCATTCATTGTGTGGGTAATTGTGCGTTTGTTCAGCGAGTGTAATGGTGTGCCGATAACGTAATGATCTATCCTCGCTGTGCGTAATGGTGCGATGGCAGTGTGATGGTAATGTCGAGCCGTAATGGCCTGCGTCCTGCGTGTAATGGCTTTGCTCCGCTCCCTGTCCTGCAGACGACGATTACCTGGGAGGGGGACAGGCTGGTGTGCGTGCAGAAGGGAGAGAAAGCGGGCAGGGGATGGACACATTGGGTAGAGGGCGATGAGCTACATTTGGTAAGTCTGCTTGGACCCCGTCGTCTTTTCATTAGACGCTTGCTTGTGTGTTGTCCTGCGGTTAGCGGAGCGCTACGGGCAGATATCCGAACTTCTGGTCTTACCGTCCCTCACACTGTCACTCATGCTGTGTAAAGGTCTTCAGTATCCTGCTTATCGTATGCAGACGTAGGCTGAGTttcttctctcccccccactgTAATCAGGAAATGTCTTCTTTGCTGACGAGTGCGATAATATTAGGGATCAAAGACAGGCTTTGATGCATCGCTTTTGAAACATCTGTAGCATTTATGTGATTTGCATAAGGATGAGTTGCATAATGTTGCCACGTTTTTACATTTGATATCACATGCTGGTAGTATGGCAGTGCGTTCTCAGGAATTGGACCccggaaaacaaaaataaaaaactttaatGCTGTAACCAGctaataaaagctaaataaagtatattttgtgtattcaatttgatattttatgtatattgtaatgGAGTATATGACATGAGAGATGGGCTGGTTGgtgcaacatttattttaaaagaatgtGATTGCAGTTGCAGATGCAAACATAGTGGACAATGGCGCCCCCTTTAAGTCAAACATCACAGTGCACCCTCTGTGCATATTTGGCCTGCTACACTTTATTCTCAAGAATCTACTGCTTCCCAGCCACATGTGATGGATCCTTGCTGatgttcttttcctttttttttttccctacaGGAACTGAGAGCATGTGGAGTGGTTTCCAAACAAGTCTTCAAGAAACAGTCCTAAATTTGCCCCAGAGACTGAGAGCAGCACAGAAGCACAGGGGCACGGACGAGAGCCAACCCTGTGGCAGaacctcccctcctctctggtgacccctccatccctccctccatctcttcaaTTAATCCTCCTAACCCCTCCCCACTCTCCACCCCCTGCGCATGTCCCAATGACCACCATGGATGGCCCACTGTTGTATCATGACTATAGTGTTCACCAagcaacacccccctcccccttaccccccaccccccatgaaTACCATGATGCCTGGGTCTCCCAGAGACCAACTAACCACGAGTGCATGCCAAGCATTCTGATTTGTCTTTTTTCCtattagaaaaaaatattcacacTCTCAAAGAGAGGGTCACTTTGATTAATTTGCGCCTAGGTGTGGATGAATTAAC includes these proteins:
- the LOC133128303 gene encoding retinol-binding protein 1-like; translated protein: MPVDLNGYWKMISNENFEEYLKALDVNVAIRKIATLLKPDKDITHNGNHIIIKTLSTFKNYNMDFEVGKEFEEDLSGVDDRKCMTTITWEGDRLVCVQKGEKAGRGWTHWVEGDELHLELRACGVVSKQVFKKQS